A DNA window from Primulina tabacum isolate GXHZ01 chromosome 12, ASM2559414v2, whole genome shotgun sequence contains the following coding sequences:
- the LOC142520185 gene encoding uncharacterized protein LOC142520185, translated as MKKLKANTTIAITDRAPHRIEKPREEWAAEDKRKANLDIVANDILYKILDNITFSKIKMCKTTKEICEKPIQLCEDNEQTKENKLSVAVQKFDNIKIKTGESVNEYDERVSSIINELNALGKVYSNNEIALKVGRGLPEEWDVITM; from the coding sequence ATGAAGAAATTGAAAGCAAATACAACTATTGCCATAACTGATAGAGCACCTCATCGCATTGAAAAACCACGAGAAGAGTGGGCTGCTGAAGACAAGAGGAAAGCAAATTTGGACATTGTAGCAAATGATATTCTATATAAAATATTGGATAATATCacattcagcaaaatcaaaatgtgtaaaACAACCAAAGAAATTTGTGAAAAACCGATTCAGTTATGCGAAGACAACGAGCAAACGAAGGAGAACAAACTCTCAGTCGCTgtacaaaaatttgataatatcaagattAAGACTGGAGAGTCAGTGAATGAATACGATGAACGAGTCAGCAGCATCATCaacgaactgaatgcacttgggaaagtgtattcaaataatGAAATTGCGTTGAAAGTTGGTCGTGGTCTTCCCGAAGAATGGGATGTTATAACTATGTGA